The following coding sequences are from one Bifidobacterium sp. window:
- a CDS encoding glutamate-cysteine ligase family protein, whose product MNTKRVNFAHMLATTNPKHVESLVKLFESGSKPDGPFGFGIEIEHLPVHNGSDTAVTYYEPNGIETLLKRLAPYYDPEKEYWENDHLVGLARKGVAISLEPGGQFECSLDVLHDPREVSAAYRAFRREVDTITEELGFRLVEYGYQPVSSFADVPLNPKSRYSAMNAYLGRIGECGPMMMRCSSATQVSIDFKNERDAIAKMRIGSAIGPILAWFFWNSPYCEGEVNPFPLLRQRMWDWMDPQRTGLTPGLFNPHFSWEDYAVDVLSTPLMFADLTHTPELKDTVDDPHVIAWHENAGEIYPDRALNTYEVNHILSTHFNDVRLKNFVELRHWDSLPIERVERLTEIINELFYDERRLERLQTYFDGLTEEDVLEAKANIQAQGRNAGPYGQPLGFWQEFLGLEGIMPEIPGDPAHPDVFQE is encoded by the coding sequence ATGAACACTAAACGTGTCAATTTTGCTCATATGCTTGCAACGACCAATCCCAAGCATGTAGAAAGCTTAGTCAAGCTTTTTGAGAGCGGTTCAAAGCCGGATGGTCCATTTGGCTTTGGTATTGAAATTGAGCATCTTCCAGTACATAATGGCTCGGATACAGCTGTGACCTATTACGAGCCGAACGGTATAGAAACGTTGCTCAAGCGCCTCGCTCCGTATTATGACCCTGAAAAGGAATACTGGGAGAATGATCATCTTGTTGGCTTGGCTCGTAAAGGTGTGGCAATCTCTCTAGAACCAGGCGGACAGTTTGAGTGTTCATTAGATGTGTTGCATGATCCTCGTGAGGTGAGTGCGGCTTATAGAGCATTTAGACGTGAGGTTGACACCATCACTGAGGAGCTTGGGTTCCGTCTAGTTGAGTATGGCTACCAACCTGTATCATCGTTCGCTGATGTGCCGTTGAATCCTAAGAGCAGATACTCCGCTATGAATGCCTACCTCGGCAGGATTGGCGAATGTGGGCCAATGATGATGCGATGCTCATCTGCAACACAGGTCAGTATCGATTTTAAGAATGAGCGCGATGCTATTGCCAAAATGCGCATAGGATCAGCGATTGGGCCGATTTTGGCGTGGTTCTTCTGGAATTCTCCCTATTGTGAAGGAGAAGTCAATCCATTCCCACTGCTCAGACAGCGAATGTGGGATTGGATGGATCCCCAGCGGACAGGCTTGACGCCAGGCCTATTTAACCCTCATTTCAGCTGGGAAGATTATGCGGTTGATGTGCTGAGCACACCTTTGATGTTTGCCGACTTGACGCATACACCTGAACTGAAAGATACGGTCGACGATCCACATGTTATCGCTTGGCACGAGAATGCCGGCGAGATATACCCTGACCGTGCACTCAATACTTATGAAGTGAACCATATTCTGTCTACACATTTTAATGATGTTCGCTTGAAGAATTTCGTCGAGCTCCGTCATTGGGACTCTTTACCAATCGAGCGTGTGGAGCGTCTGACCGAAATCATTAATGAACTTTTTTACGATGAACGACGGTTAGAGCGCTTGCAAACCTATTTTGACGGTTTAACTGAAGAAGACGTGCTTGAGGCCAAGGCTAATATCCAGGCCCAAGGTCGCAACGCGGGTCCATACGGTCAACCTCTCGGATTTTGGCAGGAATTCCTCGGTCTAGAGGGAATCATGCCCGAAATTCCTGGAGATCCCGCTCACCCCGACGTCTTTCAAGAGTAA
- the ileS gene encoding isoleucine--tRNA ligase, with product MNQSNVYPKASTDAKAQAVTPNPDFPQMEVDTLKYWDKDDTFQKSIDEHDSGEHYNNEFVFFDGPPFANGLPHYGHLLTGYAKDVIPRYQTMKGHKVNRVFGWDTHGLPAELEAQRELGIESVDEIEEMGIAKFNDACRTSVLKYTEEWKDYVHRQARWVDFEHGYKTLNVPYMESVIWAFKQLYDKGLAYQGYRVLPYCWKDQTPLSNHELRMDADVYQDRQDTTVSVAVRLKDEDDAYAVFWTTTPWTVPTNFAIVVGADIEYSEVEAVNGPNAGKKFYIASPRVEDFAKELGEDYTVVRTLKGADMEGWRYWPVFPYFSDEKSLAEGGMPGANAYQIFTADYVDTVEGTGLVHQAPYGEDDMNTLNARGIRSVDVLDDGAVFTSQCPDYEGMQAFDANMPIIRNLRAGDGPLADIPADRKAILFQEKSYVHSYPHCWRCGSPLIYKPVSSWFVSVTKFKDRLLAHNQEINWIPENVKDGQFGKWLANARDWSISRNRFWGSPIPVWVSDDPKYPRVDVYGSLDELKADFGSYPVDDKGEVNLHRPWIDNLTRPNPDDPTGKSQMHRISDVLDCWFDSGSMPFAQFHYPFENKEYFEQHFPCDYIVEYIGQTRGWFYLLHVMATALFDKPAFKNVICHGIVLGSDGQKMSKHLRNYPDVNGVFDKYGSDAMRWFLMSSPILRGGNLIVTAEGIRNTVRQVMLPVWSSYYFFTLYANAANNGKGYEARCLKPEEIDALPEMDRYLLARTRRLVDKAQQSLDNFAIADACEAASDFIDVLTNWYIRNTRDRFWKEDEQAFNTLYTVLEVFMRTVASLAPMEAEEIWRGLTGGESVHLADWPYTTDTKTGADTELGQVLRDDPALVSAMEQVREIVSGTLSLRKAEQIRVRQPLSKLTVIVEDVEAIEPYTALLESELNVKDVAFSTIENASEQGLDIVHELKVNARAAGPRLGKQVQFAIKASKTGTWHVDDAGTVLVETPSGEIALESSEYELNNSVKERDAELAANSVSASLASGGFVILDTELNDDLLAEGYARDAIRVVQDARKDAGLDIADRITLKLNVPAADVSKIEQFKELIAGETLATEVAVESDDVAQELSVVVAKA from the coding sequence GTGAATCAGAGCAATGTGTATCCGAAGGCATCAACGGATGCGAAAGCTCAAGCGGTTACGCCGAATCCAGACTTTCCGCAAATGGAAGTGGATACTCTCAAATACTGGGATAAAGACGATACCTTCCAGAAGTCTATCGATGAGCATGATTCCGGTGAACACTACAACAACGAATTTGTGTTCTTTGACGGCCCACCATTCGCCAACGGACTTCCACACTATGGTCATTTGCTGACCGGTTACGCCAAGGATGTGATTCCTCGCTATCAAACGATGAAGGGTCACAAGGTCAACCGAGTCTTCGGCTGGGATACACACGGCTTGCCTGCAGAGCTTGAAGCTCAGCGGGAGCTCGGCATCGAAAGCGTCGATGAAATCGAAGAGATGGGCATAGCGAAATTCAATGATGCCTGCCGCACTTCGGTGTTGAAATACACCGAAGAGTGGAAGGATTATGTCCATCGTCAGGCTCGGTGGGTTGATTTTGAGCATGGTTACAAAACGCTGAATGTGCCGTACATGGAGTCTGTCATCTGGGCGTTCAAACAGCTCTACGACAAGGGTCTGGCCTATCAGGGATACCGCGTGCTGCCTTACTGCTGGAAGGATCAGACGCCTCTGAGCAACCATGAGCTGCGCATGGACGCCGACGTGTATCAGGATCGTCAGGACACCACGGTTTCCGTGGCCGTGCGCCTTAAGGACGAGGACGATGCCTATGCGGTCTTCTGGACCACTACGCCTTGGACTGTGCCAACCAACTTCGCCATCGTTGTCGGTGCCGACATCGAATACAGCGAAGTCGAGGCTGTGAATGGGCCGAATGCAGGCAAGAAATTCTATATCGCCTCACCGCGCGTCGAGGATTTCGCGAAGGAACTAGGGGAGGACTATACGGTCGTACGCACCCTGAAGGGTGCGGATATGGAAGGCTGGCGCTATTGGCCGGTATTCCCGTACTTCTCTGACGAGAAGTCGCTGGCCGAAGGTGGCATGCCAGGTGCGAATGCCTACCAGATTTTCACTGCGGACTACGTTGATACAGTAGAGGGAACTGGACTGGTTCATCAAGCTCCTTACGGCGAGGACGATATGAACACGCTGAATGCTAGGGGCATTCGTAGTGTTGATGTGCTCGACGACGGTGCAGTATTTACCTCACAATGCCCAGATTATGAAGGCATGCAGGCTTTTGATGCGAATATGCCAATCATCCGCAATCTGCGTGCGGGCGACGGCCCTCTGGCTGATATTCCTGCGGACCGCAAAGCTATCCTCTTCCAAGAGAAGAGCTATGTGCACAGCTATCCGCACTGCTGGCGCTGCGGTTCACCGCTGATCTACAAGCCTGTTTCGAGCTGGTTCGTCAGTGTGACGAAGTTCAAGGACAGGTTGCTAGCCCACAATCAGGAGATCAACTGGATTCCCGAGAATGTGAAGGACGGGCAGTTCGGCAAGTGGCTGGCGAATGCCCGCGACTGGTCGATCAGCCGTAACCGTTTCTGGGGTTCGCCGATTCCAGTCTGGGTGTCCGACGACCCGAAGTATCCACGTGTGGATGTGTATGGTTCATTGGATGAGTTGAAGGCCGACTTCGGTAGCTATCCGGTTGACGACAAGGGAGAGGTGAATCTACACCGTCCATGGATTGACAACCTCACACGCCCGAATCCCGATGATCCCACCGGGAAGTCGCAAATGCACCGCATCAGCGATGTGCTTGACTGCTGGTTCGATTCTGGTTCTATGCCATTCGCGCAGTTCCATTATCCCTTTGAAAACAAGGAATACTTCGAGCAGCACTTCCCCTGCGATTACATCGTGGAATACATCGGTCAGACGCGTGGTTGGTTCTATCTGCTGCATGTGATGGCGACCGCGTTGTTTGATAAGCCTGCGTTCAAGAACGTCATCTGCCACGGCATCGTGCTCGGGTCCGACGGACAGAAGATGAGTAAGCATCTGCGTAATTATCCGGATGTGAATGGCGTATTCGACAAATATGGCTCCGACGCGATGCGCTGGTTCCTGATGAGTTCGCCGATTCTGCGTGGCGGCAATCTGATCGTCACGGCGGAAGGCATCCGTAACACGGTTCGTCAGGTCATGCTGCCGGTGTGGAGTTCATACTACTTCTTCACTTTGTATGCGAATGCCGCCAACAATGGCAAGGGTTACGAGGCGCGTTGCCTGAAGCCGGAAGAGATTGACGCATTACCTGAGATGGACCGTTATCTGCTGGCAAGAACCCGTCGCTTGGTGGATAAGGCCCAGCAGTCGCTTGACAACTTTGCGATTGCCGATGCGTGCGAAGCTGCTAGCGACTTCATCGATGTGCTGACCAACTGGTACATCCGCAATACCCGTGACCGTTTCTGGAAGGAAGACGAGCAAGCATTCAACACCCTCTACACGGTGTTGGAGGTCTTCATGCGTACCGTCGCCTCGCTTGCACCTATGGAAGCCGAGGAGATCTGGCGCGGTCTGACCGGCGGCGAATCGGTGCATCTTGCAGATTGGCCATACACTACGGATACCAAGACTGGTGCTGACACCGAGTTGGGACAGGTACTGCGTGACGATCCGGCTTTGGTGTCGGCGATGGAACAGGTGCGCGAGATTGTTTCCGGAACGCTGTCGCTGCGCAAGGCCGAACAAATTCGTGTGCGCCAGCCACTCAGCAAGCTCACGGTGATCGTCGAAGACGTTGAGGCGATCGAGCCGTATACGGCGTTGTTGGAGTCCGAACTTAACGTGAAGGATGTGGCATTCTCCACAATCGAGAATGCTTCCGAACAGGGCTTGGATATCGTGCACGAGCTGAAGGTCAACGCTCGCGCTGCAGGGCCTCGTCTTGGCAAGCAGGTGCAGTTCGCTATTAAGGCTTCCAAGACTGGCACATGGCATGTTGATGATGCTGGTACGGTGCTGGTTGAGACTCCGTCGGGTGAGATCGCCCTTGAGTCTTCAGAGTATGAGCTCAATAACAGCGTCAAGGAACGCGATGCAGAGTTGGCCGCCAATTCTGTTTCGGCATCGTTGGCTTCTGGTGGTTTCGTGATTCTCGACACTGAGTTGAACGATGATCTGTTGGCTGAAGGTTACGCTCGCGACGCCATCCGCGTGGTGCAGGACGCTCGTAAGGATGCAGGGCTGGATATCGCTGACCGCATTACCTTGAAGCTTAACGTGCCCGCAGCTGATGTGAGCAAGATCGAGCAGTTCAAGGAACTTATCGCGGGGGAGACCCTGGCAACTGAAGTTGCAGTCGAGAGTGATGATGTCGCGCAGGAGCTAAGCGTGGTGGTGGCGAAGGCTTAG
- a CDS encoding MFS transporter, with protein sequence MTQPGGAGYTNRSEGVLVQGKKRNMTLILLGLIVAVSMSSIDQTIVSLSYSAIQSGLGLDSAGVAWIVNSYLLAAAAFFPLAGRLSDIIGYKRMMLLGIVAFGAGSLLCGLGPQNSIALTWMIASRVIQGIGLACMFPSAVGIIFTYSPVDKRAKSMAQFFAITGAMTAVGPIAGSYLIAFSWRYVFFINIPLAVAALLLTAWLTPRDEVLVSSRTSGHLDWPGAVLAALAMIALIVPLQQGASVGWTDLRIIGSLIISVGLIIAFVAVEMQSTNPVMNVKVFRNFRFSLSALASLIASVVFIPIMFFLSVYGQLSLNLSVGNASLLILYFFIGFMIAAQLGAKRFGRHGIRSVFIVSGILTIIGFSGIASAVTATKSGVPVQTGNLNVMIGLAGAGVGYMFSPAATDMVNRAIDASYGEVTALSQLLKNFGGALGMAVLSAISSSAFTDKLYSGLHTYGISWNDAQNIANSIGSGSGSHSSSQLSSLPEQIQTEIMNIVRASYASSASRVFTVMACAGVLFIIIAMLYPREEIVVFDDTTNTAASE encoded by the coding sequence ATGACCCAACCTGGCGGTGCTGGGTATACAAACAGGTCAGAAGGCGTTCTGGTTCAGGGGAAGAAGCGCAATATGACGCTTATTCTGCTTGGTCTTATTGTCGCCGTCTCCATGAGCTCCATCGACCAGACCATCGTCTCTCTCTCATACAGTGCTATCCAATCAGGTCTAGGTCTCGATTCCGCCGGAGTTGCGTGGATAGTAAATTCCTATTTGCTTGCAGCGGCTGCGTTTTTCCCGCTGGCGGGCAGACTGTCGGATATCATTGGTTACAAGCGCATGATGCTGCTGGGTATCGTGGCATTCGGTGCAGGCAGCCTGCTTTGTGGTCTGGGACCGCAAAACAGTATCGCCTTGACGTGGATGATTGCGTCAAGAGTGATTCAGGGAATCGGTCTAGCCTGTATGTTCCCATCCGCTGTCGGGATCATCTTCACATATTCTCCGGTCGACAAACGTGCGAAATCCATGGCGCAGTTCTTTGCGATTACGGGGGCAATGACCGCGGTGGGTCCAATAGCTGGTTCTTATCTGATTGCGTTCTCATGGCGCTACGTATTCTTCATCAATATCCCACTGGCAGTGGCCGCGTTGTTACTTACCGCGTGGCTGACTCCCCGCGATGAGGTACTGGTGAGCAGTCGCACCAGCGGTCATTTGGATTGGCCTGGTGCTGTTCTTGCCGCTCTTGCGATGATTGCCTTGATTGTGCCGTTGCAACAGGGAGCATCGGTCGGTTGGACTGATTTGCGAATTATCGGCAGTTTGATTATTTCTGTCGGTCTGATTATCGCCTTCGTCGCGGTGGAGATGCAAAGTACGAATCCGGTCATGAATGTCAAGGTCTTCAGAAATTTTCGTTTCTCGCTTTCCGCACTCGCGTCCCTGATTGCCTCTGTGGTGTTCATCCCCATAATGTTCTTCCTCAGTGTCTATGGGCAGTTGAGCCTGAATCTCAGTGTGGGTAATGCCAGCCTGCTGATTTTGTACTTCTTCATTGGCTTTATGATCGCAGCACAGCTTGGTGCTAAGCGTTTTGGCAGACATGGGATACGCAGCGTTTTTATCGTCAGTGGAATTCTCACGATAATAGGTTTCTCAGGAATTGCCAGTGCTGTTACTGCAACGAAGTCAGGTGTGCCTGTGCAAACAGGCAACCTCAATGTGATGATTGGCTTGGCAGGTGCAGGTGTTGGATATATGTTCAGTCCGGCAGCAACGGATATGGTTAACAGGGCTATTGATGCATCCTATGGTGAGGTCACCGCGTTGTCGCAATTGCTGAAAAATTTTGGCGGTGCACTGGGCATGGCTGTACTATCTGCCATCTCTTCCTCAGCATTCACTGACAAGCTCTATTCGGGACTCCACACTTATGGCATCAGCTGGAACGACGCTCAGAACATTGCCAACTCAATCGGTTCTGGTAGCGGATCGCACTCATCATCGCAGCTTTCAAGCTTGCCGGAGCAGATCCAAACAGAGATCATGAATATCGTTAGAGCTTCCTACGCGAGCTCTGCTAGCCGCGTATTCACCGTTATGGCCTGCGCAGGAGTGCTGTTCATCATCATTGCGATGCTGTATCCTCGCGAAGAAATCGTGGTGTTCGACGACACTACCAACACAGCAGCTTCAGAGTAA
- a CDS encoding Type 1 glutamine amidotransferase-like domain-containing protein, which produces MSTLFLSSSFEDVAQFFPDVVGEDVEGKTACLIPTASNKDKINFFVNSDRNALNDMGIKVSDLDIAEASTQEISGKLDEADFIFVSGGNTFYLLEEMRRSGAGRLISEQIQAGKPYIGASAGSVILSHDITYISPMDSSDIAPSLNGDFAALGVTDFSVLPHVGNIPFRKAANTILKTYGDQFDLRPISNNQVITVVDGQTQTLTA; this is translated from the coding sequence ATGAGTACATTATTTTTGTCGTCTTCGTTCGAGGACGTCGCACAGTTTTTTCCTGATGTTGTCGGTGAGGACGTCGAGGGCAAGACCGCGTGCCTGATCCCTACCGCAAGCAATAAAGACAAGATTAATTTTTTTGTGAATTCAGATCGTAATGCTTTGAATGATATGGGTATCAAGGTTTCTGATCTTGATATTGCTGAGGCTTCTACACAAGAGATCAGCGGCAAGCTCGATGAAGCTGATTTCATTTTCGTATCGGGTGGCAACACCTTTTATCTGCTCGAAGAGATGCGTCGTTCGGGAGCAGGCCGCCTGATTAGTGAACAGATTCAGGCGGGTAAACCGTATATCGGTGCATCTGCTGGATCAGTGATTCTTTCTCATGACATCACCTATATTTCTCCGATGGATTCAAGCGATATCGCACCCAGTCTCAATGGTGATTTCGCTGCACTAGGAGTCACAGATTTCTCCGTTCTGCCGCATGTTGGGAATATTCCCTTCAGAAAAGCCGCTAATACCATCTTGAAAACTTACGGTGATCAATTCGATTTGCGTCCGATAAGTAATAACCAGGTTATTACTGTAGTTGACGGTCAAACCCAAACCCTCACCGCGTAA